attgccttcctggaaagatactctatctgctaacctatcataatttttaacagatttttattGTCAGTATAAATTATTTCTGataccctttgacatggattggaTTTTGATGCCAAATTAATGTTGTCTTTTTCAATAGTATTAAATTTTTCAGGTAACATTGATTTTCGATGgcattaatcctgtcagctagctgttcattattagtctgtaaagactgcattatttgtaaaagtgcctcattcttggctctgctgtcaaaccattttcttaaggatataacatgaagaaagaaactgagtcccaatatccaataaatagatgtatcacaataaccatataagccttgcagaatacaatccatagtatcagcaaaatgattattaaaattttGCATGGAAATATTGTCTgtaattatataactttcaagtttattgatttacttattaATCAAATAGTTACCTTTGTTATGAGATTCGGTAAAATTGTTTtaggtataataatctttattgtccagcaggtgttgCGGTTGCAGCCACATGGCAAAGAGTCACGCTTGGTGGTGGCAGGGCAGTCCTACGCTGCTTTGGTTTTTCACCTTGAGGCCTGGTTAAATACcaacaaatatgctttgcttgacaaattaaaattgattaaatcaattccatataAGGAGTAAGGAGCCTAGAACTCATCAGAAGGGAACACAAACTGGAAGTTGCACAAGTTGCTGCATGGCAGGAAATGTGGCAGTAGGGAGGGAAAAAATGTGCGCCAGCCTAGGAAATTTCTAAGTCACTGTGCTTAGCTCCACTGTTGCGGGTTTTACAAAAAACCACTTAGTAGATGAAAGAAAGACAGGCAGGTAGGAATAGAAGACCTTCTGGGCCATGGACCGTTTGGGCCTTTTAGACTGGTCCACCTGGTAGGGGTAAAGTATGGATCCATGTGGGGCACCAGATGAAGGTGGACACTAAAAGAAATCCcaaactagctcagaattgagtacaataaagggttatttatttaggggtagactcaaagatcacagttctctgctcgaacagaaaacagcaaccgaatcctggagccaggagagagaggtgatgtgggagtgtcatatatcaatctgttgatttcattggttaaggaataaagaaactgcctaggccccttgataggccaacccttaggtgggtggagtaaacagaacaggatgctgggaaaaagaagctgagtcagagagtcNNNNNNNNNNNNNNNNNNNNNNNNNNNNNNNNNNNNNNNNNNNNNNNNNNNNNNNNNNNNNNNNNNNNNNNNNNNNNNNNNNNNNNNNNNNNNNNNNNNNaatatgtaagagctagccaataagaggctgaaactaatggggccaggcagtgtttaaaagaatacagtttacgtgtaattatttcgggtataaagctagccgtgcaggcagccgggtgctggggacgcagctccgccgctatTATTTCAACAGAGAGGGAGTGTGTGCTTTACATCGGCATTTATattataagaggccatgcccaaatAGGCTGGTAACTTAGATGCTActgactgaaggagttcctacacaTAACTATCcctaatcccagttcttgggaatCCAACGCCCTCATTTGCCCTCCATGGGCACAGTAGGCACACTtatggtatacacacataaatgcaggcaaaacaacactcacatatataaattaaaacatatgtctttaaaataaacaaatattaaatttataaagtACTTGTAGAATGTGGTTTGAACTTGGTATATAAATCTGCTTTAAAATGGAATCAaatacagtttttgttgttttgtttttgagacagaaattgAGGTAGACAAGCTcacctcagactcactatgtagccacggATCAGGCCacatttggtttctgttttcagaGAATTCAGTTTCTTATGATCATAACTATACATAACAAATAGAACATTTGGATGAGTAATGGATTGCCACCTGCTTTGAATACTTtaacttacatttatttatctaccaTCTATAGTATATTATATTtactatgatatatatatatatatatatatatatatatatatatatatatatatatatatatcctgggGCATTTGTGCACCAGAATCCAGGTGTAGATATGGACTACAAGTTGCCAGACCCTGCTCTTTCCTTGTACCACGTGAGTCACAGGAATAGGtgatcaggcttggcagcagtgaCCATAACccgctgagctgtcttgctggctcTCTTTTGAGCATTTTGATCACTTTTAACTTTATACCATTAAATGAATGGTTAAATTATTTCACATACAAATGCTTGTATAAAACAATTACCACATAAATATATCAGCAAGCCATAAATTACCATTTATCCTCACAGATATATAAACTCTCATCACAGAGACggtactgagaaattatttgATGATGTCATTTGTAGAATGTCAACAAGAGGTTTTATGAAATCTCTGAAAATCTCCACATCATAAAATCATTAACTTTTTCCATCCCTGGTTATAAACCTAACATATGTTCACTGTATAAAGGTTTGAAACAAAGAAtagtatttaaaagaatgattACTCTCAGTCCTGCTTTTACTGTAAAGgttatgttgtttttctttgtgtgtctgtgagttaATGCCGTGGTGTGTGCAGAtgctggcagaggccagatgagggcatcaggtctcctggagatgcaggcaggtgtgagcccacatggcagcttacaaccttCTGTAAATCCAGTGCCAAGTAGCTGAATCCCTCTTCTCATTGCACCACCAGGCACACAatccacatacatacagagatggaagcagaacACTCGTCCACTTCATataaaacaagtctttaaaataagCAGTGCGGTGCTGGCACACGCTAACAAGTGAGAGTCCTAGGGACTCCAGCACCTGCTCAGGTTACCTGCAAGCTTCCTGTGCTCCCTGCTCTTGCTAGGCACGCTATGTGTGTAGTTTAGTCTTCACTGTAGCTCTAGGATACTAGAGGAAGGAAACGGGTTTGTTTGctctttcttgacttcaaaataaatttcaaactaGGATTGGTGGAGGACACCTCTAATTCTAGTACTCAGAAGCCTGGTAAGAAGGAGGATTGAGACTTTGAGGCCAATATGGGCTATGTAGCTAGAGAGGGTCTCAAAAAGATTATTGTCCCCCTGCTgaaaaaagctacagaaaaaaaaaacagaaatgaaacatttaatgGTATGTCTGTGCCTTCCATACATGTTCACCACTACCTACAGCTTGCTGTCTGCTCTCTGGCTCTTCCATTTACCTGCCTGCATGTGCCCCTTAAAGTATTTGAAATAAGATATTCACGTCATGACACGTCTCTCTACAATGCCTATAGGTGCCTTGTCTCTTAAAACTatcctttttaaaatgatagaaaaGGATCGaagttgagatttttttaaagatagccCTGTCTTTCAGGACTCTGTGTATTGGTTTATTCAGGATTATTTGGAACAGTATTCATGAGTACAATCAGTGGTAATGTCTTCGGACCACATCACACTTCCTCCTTTGGCCTCTAATCGGAAGTTTTACATGCTGGTCCCATTACGAAAGAATCAAGTTTTAGACTGTTGATTGAGGGGAGCCTGGTCTCTCTACTATAAAGATATCCCATGGCTGTAAACAGAGTTGAAAACTCTCTCCGAGTATTGTGACAGAAAAAAGATTCAGATCTAAGCGATTCCTGAATCCAGTGACCACAACACCACCGCTTCACTGAATAAAAACCATTAAAATCGTGGGGTTATGGCTgagaaccaccacacccagattccaatttttaagaaatttctttgggggaggggctgggtagGGAGCCACAGCTGGCAAGTAcatttcagaggacaacttttgtgAATTGgttttccttccactgtgggatCCTGCATTgaacttagcttcttcacagtagaaataatgagaggaagaaaaggaactaACTTCTGAGTGGATTTTGATATGAGCATTTGTTTGCACTCAAATGCCAGTGCACAATTTAGCCTGCTCAACAGTACTCTCTATGCATGAACACAGGAGAAGCTGTCCCACAATCCTCCTGAGCCAGTGTAGGGTGTGCACGCTGgtcaaggagagccctatataagctgccctggaacacaatacaATTGGTTTTCTTGTTTCAAGGGTGACccgtgtttgtgtctgtgtgtgcatgcgcgtgtgtgcgtgtttcAATCTCTAGCCCCTTGCATAACTCGTGAACCATCCCATTGTAGACAGGCAGAACTGTACAATAGGGCTAGGTATTTGACACAGGCACCCCAGAAAGCAAGAGTGTATTAGAACCCTCAAACTCCCAACTCAGTCATCATATGAATTAGAATCTGGTGTGCACCAGCTAGGAGCTTTTATTCTTCATTATCTCACATGACAGGGTTCACTGACtactgaagagtggatgggaccTGTTTGCTGCAGGGGAACATAGGACTCAGTCCCACTTCCTAAACAAAAGGGAGGGGATGCTTTAACTGAATTGCAGGAACACCCGCTAACCTCCAGAACACACTTATGAAGGACTGTCCTGTCTTCTGGAAGCCCATGCTCATGTAAAGGGCCTGAGCACCTTTGGGCAAGATGCTGGTCTCAAGGATGACATCACTGTAGCCCTGGTCCCGTGCAAACTGGAGGATAGTTCTGATCAATGCTTTTGCTATCCCCTGTCCTCGATGCTGTGAGGACACAGACAGGTGAAAGAGCTCCAGCTGCTTCCTCCCTAATGGGGGATCCTTGACTGGTAGAGCACCCACGATGCCCACCACCTCTCCCCCAGACTCAGCTACCCAGAAACAGGAACCACGTGCATTCATGTAGGACTTAGTGATGTCAGCCATGTCTGTGTGCAAACACTTGGCCACATACTTCTTCCACGGCTGTCTTGCAAGAAGCTTCATGAGAAGGAGCACAAAGAAGATGCTCATAGCAGCTAGCAGCCAGGAGCcagacaccaggaccatggcaaGTGGCACCCCAAGTAAGAGAAGGAAGGTCCTTGGCAGAGTCAGCATGTGGCGGAAGGTGGCAGGGATGTGCTCTTCCATTCCTCTTATGAACAAATCCAGGACACTTTTCTGGTCGCTGTCCTGGTACTGGCGGATGTGATAAGGAGCCATAGGAGATTTCTGGGTCTCAAATCTAGGCATCCAGGAGAGACAGGTATACCTGCCTGGCACTTTGCCTGAGGcctgaagagaagagaaaccaTGTAAGTCCCCTGACCTTCTGCCTCCCAACATCCTAAGACCCATATAGGCCCTCTTCAAGGGTGTATCTTTCTGCTgtcaccagacaggaagcagacacaAACACTGGGAGAAGGTCTGTCCATCAAtacctgactccatccttctcaCCCTACAGAAGACTTCTGCAGCTCCGGGTACATAAACAAGCCCAGTGCTGCAGATGGAGCCCATGCACCCAGTAGGTCACTGTCTGCAGATGGAGCCCATGCACCCATTAGGTCACTGTCTGCGGACTGtgcattacaggcatgtgttccCAGGTGTTTTCCTGCAGATCTCCTTCCCAAGGATTGTAAAACTTTAGATTACAGAGCTggcagaaatcaacaaacaaaaccacccttTGCTGCAAACCCTTATCCTTGAGCCCTCAGGCAGTTCTAGGACTCCAGTCCCACGCTGAGACCCTCCCCACAGTGCTGCCAGTCTTACCTGCTACTGCACAACCAAGAGTGTCTGGAAGGGCATCAGCCTCTGGTCGCATGCAGCACAGGTAGCCTGGGTCTGCCCAACAACTGGTGAGCAGACCTGAGTTGGCACCTCACCGGTTGGATACTTGGTATTTGTTAATCATAAAGCCCAGGGTCACAGAGCTGGAAAGTGAATGTGAGTCCACCCCCATTCACCTTGTGATTCTGGGTTAATAATTTGTAGAGCACAGTGGAATGTGGATGCTCAACAGTTTTCACCCCCATGGAAGGCCTGTCACATGCACTGTTCCCTCAGGACTGTAGCCATCTCTGCCctctttcaaggccagcctggtcctgaCATAACTGCTCAGAGCAGCCTGGtgttgggacacacacacactgggctcTCATGTCCTGCCACAGCAACAGGTCCTATAGCTGGACTTTTCTCTGTCCATGCTTTACCTAGTCTTGGTAAAATAAACCCTAGGGGACCCCAAACTGCCCTTCTGCCCCTGCTCCTCACCACCAGCCTCAGGCAGTGCTAGTGTCCTTTTCAGCCCCAGCTATGGTGCCATCCAGATGGCGGGCACTAGACAGGGCACAGCTGCCTGAGTTCGGGGCTGCACAGAGCTTGAACATCATGCTTCCCACATGCATGAGCCAAGGTGTTGCTTCCCTACAAAATGTGAGAGCAACATTTGTCTCTACAGAGTGTCCCTGTGGAAGGTgttctctacctctgcctccaaccCTGACCTGAAGGCCAGTGAGAGCTCTACTGGCCCCATTTTCTTCAGGACCACTTTAGCCTGACAAGAAAGATCTAAGCAAGGTGGAGCTAAGGCTATGACAGGATCTTACTTTGAGGAAGTTTTCTTGGCAGCAGAATGGGACACTCTCAGAATGTGACAAGGTCCAGTGGAGAAGAAGCTTGGATGTCAGCACAGTAAGGCTTCTCATAAGGATGAGCAGAGCAGAGACAACACCTCAGAAAAGGTTCATCTcctgagcagggaggggagagaggcagggaagctaCTGAGACAGCCCTTGGGAAGAGGGCCCT
This genomic interval from Microtus ochrogaster isolate Prairie Vole_2 unplaced genomic scaffold, MicOch1.0 UNK286, whole genome shotgun sequence contains the following:
- the LOC101982292 gene encoding probable N-acetyltransferase CML1 isoform X1, with amino-acid sequence MRSLTVLTSKLLLHWTLSHSESVPFCCQENFLKASGKVPGRYTCLSWMPRFETQKSPMAPYHIRQYQDSDQKSVLDLFIRGMEEHIPATFRHMLTLPRTFLLLLGVPLAMVLVSGSWLLAAMSIFFVLLLMKLLARQPWKKYVAKCLHTDMADITKSYMNARGSCFWVAESGGEVVGIVGALPVKDPPLGRKQLELFHLSVSSQHRGQGIAKALIRTILQFARDQGYSDVILETSILPKGAQALYMSMGFQKTGQSFISVFWRLAGVPAIQLKHPLPFV
- the LOC101982292 gene encoding probable N-acetyltransferase CML1 isoform X2 is translated as MPRFETQKSPMAPYHIRQYQDSDQKSVLDLFIRGMEEHIPATFRHMLTLPRTFLLLLGVPLAMVLVSGSWLLAAMSIFFVLLLMKLLARQPWKKYVAKCLHTDMADITKSYMNARGSCFWVAESGGEVVGIVGALPVKDPPLGRKQLELFHLSVSSQHRGQGIAKALIRTILQFARDQGYSDVILETSILPKGAQALYMSMGFQKTGQSFISVFWRLAGVPAIQLKHPLPFV